A stretch of Paludisphaera borealis DNA encodes these proteins:
- a CDS encoding glycoside hydrolase family 78 protein gives MGLLAVLAAGVVQGQAGAQQLAQVQVLGLSPLEPRTEHRTNPLGIDATAPRLSWTLGSSQRGQKQTAYQILVASDDARLAKDEGDLWDTGKVAGDDTSGVAYAGKPLKSQGRYAWKVKVWDRDDKPSTWSAPAFWTLGLLAPEDWKADWIGFDKNRGQVASSDADFGGAKWIWHAADQGADKPKGHRLFVAELEIPADAAIDEAKLISVADDSHKFTINGTLAATGTSFKVPVETDAARLLKPGVNTLRAEVENGGPSPAGLLARLTIKLKDGRVIERVTDASWKTLGDPGANWHNRPIDVAPLPAAEVVAEYGGGPWGKLKITGLALPKPSYLRTTFDVAKPVRRATVYTTALGIHDVHLNGARVSDDYFNPGWTDYTKRVYYRTYDVTKLVQPGKNAIGAILADGWYSGYVGFGKLRDHYGKQPRIKTQLVVDYEDGTSATVATGPGWKASTGPILEADFLMGETFDARLDKSDWSLPTFQDDGWEPVVAGAEMQPVVQAHPGPPVTPFVELQPRTFSEPKPGVYVLDYGQNFAGVPRLRLRGEPGQKIVLRFAERLNPDGTIYTTNLREARCVDTYICSGADDEDWSPRFTFHGYQYLEITGLKTPPLNNTVVGLALSSATPVVGRFQCSDPMLNQLHSNAYWTQRANFIDIPTDCPQRDERLGWTGDAQVYIRTATLNCDVQSFFNKWLVDLTDGQRADGQFPMVAPVKVAGDDGGPAWAEAGVVCPWTIYEVYGDRRVLERQYPSMVKYVDFLVKRSKPDLLPPDKYHCFGDWLSINADTPKDVIYSAYFALAARLTAQAAEVLGKPDDAARFKEIYQKIKESFNKAYVADDGRIKGDTQAVYVLALANDLVDGPKAKLAAAYLVEDIEKKGGHLSTGFIGTKDLMLVLSRIGRRDVAYRLLFNDTFPSWGFSIKQGATSIWERWDGWTPEKGFQDPGMNSFAHYSFGAVYQWMVENIGGIKSDGPAYKRIVVAPHPGDRLTHATVSYRSIQGEITSAWTKADGRLTLDVTIPTNTTATIVLPSADLAAITEGGRPLDQAEGVKVEKTEAGQTFVVVGSGQYSFNTPTP, from the coding sequence GTGGGACTGCTCGCCGTTCTGGCCGCCGGCGTGGTTCAGGGCCAGGCCGGCGCGCAACAGCTCGCTCAGGTCCAGGTGCTGGGCCTGTCGCCGCTCGAACCCCGTACCGAGCACCGAACCAATCCGCTGGGGATCGACGCGACCGCGCCGCGGCTGAGCTGGACCCTCGGCTCGTCCCAGCGCGGGCAGAAGCAGACGGCCTACCAGATCCTGGTCGCGTCCGACGACGCCAGGCTGGCGAAGGACGAGGGCGATCTCTGGGACACCGGCAAGGTCGCCGGCGACGATACGTCGGGCGTCGCCTACGCGGGCAAGCCCCTCAAGAGCCAGGGCCGCTACGCCTGGAAGGTGAAGGTCTGGGACCGGGACGACAAGCCGTCGACCTGGAGCGCCCCGGCGTTCTGGACGCTCGGCCTGCTGGCGCCCGAGGACTGGAAGGCCGACTGGATCGGCTTCGACAAGAACCGGGGCCAGGTCGCCTCGTCCGACGCCGACTTCGGCGGGGCGAAGTGGATCTGGCACGCCGCCGACCAGGGCGCCGACAAGCCCAAGGGGCACCGCCTGTTCGTCGCCGAGCTGGAGATCCCGGCCGACGCGGCGATCGACGAGGCCAAGCTGATCTCCGTGGCCGACGACAGTCACAAGTTCACGATCAACGGCACGTTGGCGGCGACCGGGACCAGCTTCAAGGTCCCCGTCGAGACCGACGCCGCCCGGCTCTTGAAGCCCGGCGTCAACACGCTCCGCGCCGAGGTCGAGAACGGCGGCCCGAGCCCCGCCGGCCTGCTCGCCCGACTCACGATCAAGCTCAAGGACGGCCGCGTAATCGAGCGCGTGACCGACGCCTCGTGGAAGACCCTCGGCGACCCCGGCGCGAACTGGCATAATCGTCCGATCGACGTCGCCCCGCTGCCGGCGGCCGAAGTCGTCGCCGAATACGGCGGCGGCCCCTGGGGCAAGCTCAAGATCACCGGGCTGGCGTTGCCCAAGCCGTCGTATCTGCGGACGACGTTCGACGTGGCCAAGCCGGTCCGCCGCGCCACGGTCTACACCACCGCGCTGGGCATCCACGACGTCCACCTCAACGGCGCCCGCGTCAGCGACGACTATTTCAACCCCGGCTGGACGGACTACACCAAGCGGGTTTACTACCGGACGTACGACGTCACCAAGCTGGTGCAGCCCGGCAAGAACGCGATCGGCGCGATCCTGGCCGACGGCTGGTACAGCGGCTACGTCGGCTTCGGCAAGCTCCGCGACCACTACGGCAAGCAGCCTCGGATCAAGACCCAGCTCGTCGTCGATTACGAGGACGGCACGTCGGCGACGGTCGCCACCGGACCGGGCTGGAAGGCCTCGACCGGCCCGATCCTGGAGGCCGACTTCCTGATGGGCGAGACGTTCGATGCCCGGCTCGACAAGTCCGACTGGTCGCTGCCGACGTTCCAGGACGACGGCTGGGAGCCGGTCGTCGCCGGCGCGGAGATGCAGCCCGTCGTCCAGGCCCATCCGGGGCCGCCGGTGACGCCGTTCGTCGAGCTTCAGCCGCGGACGTTCTCGGAGCCGAAGCCCGGCGTCTACGTGCTCGACTACGGCCAGAACTTCGCGGGCGTCCCTCGGCTGCGGCTTCGGGGCGAGCCCGGCCAGAAGATCGTCCTCCGGTTCGCCGAGCGGCTCAACCCCGACGGCACCATCTACACGACCAACCTCCGCGAAGCCCGCTGCGTCGACACCTACATTTGCAGCGGCGCCGACGATGAAGACTGGTCGCCCCGGTTCACCTTCCACGGGTATCAGTACCTGGAGATCACCGGGCTGAAGACCCCGCCCTTGAACAACACGGTCGTCGGCCTGGCCCTGTCGAGCGCCACGCCGGTGGTGGGCCGGTTCCAGTGCTCCGACCCGATGCTCAATCAGTTGCACAGCAACGCCTACTGGACCCAGCGCGCCAACTTCATCGACATCCCGACCGACTGCCCCCAGCGCGACGAGCGGCTGGGCTGGACGGGCGACGCGCAGGTCTACATCCGGACGGCGACGCTCAACTGCGACGTCCAGTCGTTCTTCAACAAGTGGCTCGTCGACCTGACCGACGGCCAGCGCGCCGACGGCCAGTTTCCGATGGTCGCGCCGGTGAAGGTCGCCGGCGACGACGGCGGCCCCGCCTGGGCCGAGGCCGGCGTCGTCTGCCCGTGGACCATTTACGAGGTCTACGGCGACCGCCGCGTGCTCGAACGCCAGTACCCGTCGATGGTCAAGTACGTCGACTTCCTCGTGAAGCGGAGCAAGCCCGACCTGCTCCCGCCCGACAAGTACCACTGCTTCGGCGACTGGCTGAGCATCAACGCCGACACGCCCAAGGACGTCATCTACTCGGCCTATTTCGCGCTCGCCGCCCGGCTCACGGCGCAGGCCGCCGAGGTGCTCGGCAAGCCCGACGACGCCGCCCGGTTCAAGGAGATCTATCAAAAGATCAAGGAATCGTTCAACAAGGCGTACGTCGCCGACGACGGCCGGATCAAGGGGGACACGCAGGCCGTCTATGTGCTCGCCCTGGCCAACGACCTCGTCGACGGCCCGAAGGCCAAGCTGGCCGCCGCCTACCTCGTCGAAGACATCGAGAAGAAGGGCGGGCACCTCTCGACCGGCTTCATCGGCACCAAGGATTTGATGCTCGTGCTGTCGAGGATCGGCCGTCGCGACGTCGCCTACCGGTTGCTGTTCAACGACACGTTCCCGTCGTGGGGCTTCTCGATCAAGCAGGGCGCCACCAGCATTTGGGAGCGCTGGGACGGCTGGACGCCCGAGAAGGGCTTCCAGGACCCCGGCATGAACTCGTTCGCCCACTACTCGTTCGGCGCGGTTTACCAGTGGATGGTCGAGAACATCGGCGGCATCAAGAGCGACGGGCCCGCCTACAAGCGGATCGTCGTCGCGCCGCACCCCGGCGATCGACTGACCCACGCCACCGTGTCCTATCGCAGCATCCAGGGTGAAATCACGAGCGCCTGGACCAAGGCCGACGGCCGGCTGACGCTCGACGTGACCATCCCGACCAACACCACGGCCACCATCGTCCTTCCGTCGGCCGACCTCGCCGCGATCACCGAGGGGGGCCGCCCCCTCGATCAGGCCGAGGGCGTCAAGGTCGAGAAGACCGAAGCCGGCCAGACGTTCGTCGTCGTCGGCTCGGGCCAGTACTCCTTCAACACTCCGACCCCCTGA
- a CDS encoding 3-keto-disaccharide hydrolase, producing MQKSHLTTPTLALSIALLSLSALTARPAVADEPGFTTLFNGKDFTNWHGERTMDPRKFDALSAEEKAKTLAEDAEDAKKHWKVVDGEMVNDGHGVFMTTDKDYGDVELFVDFKLLPKGDSGVYLRGTPQIQIWDTTEAAGYWKMGADKGSGGLWNNAAGSKGKDPLVHADNPIGQWNTFRIIQLGARTTIYLNGKLVVQDAILENYWDHALPIVAKGPIQLQTHGNEVRWRNIKVREIPADEANAYLSKMDGGVGSFTALFNGKDLTGWAGAVANYEVKDGAIRCKPKSGGVLYFDKEYKDFIARVEFKLPPGGNNGLAIRYPGHGDAAYDGMTELQVLDTEHEMYKTIDKRQAHGSAYGMVAAHRGYLRPTGEWNYQEVTVKGPKITVELNGTPILNADLSTVKEVMANSPHPGKDRTAGFFGFAGHGDAVEFRDIFIKPLD from the coding sequence ATGCAGAAGTCCCACCTGACCACCCCCACCCTTGCGCTCTCGATCGCCCTGCTGTCCCTGTCGGCCTTGACCGCCAGGCCGGCCGTCGCCGACGAGCCGGGGTTCACCACCCTGTTCAACGGCAAGGATTTCACCAACTGGCACGGCGAGCGGACGATGGACCCTCGCAAGTTCGACGCGCTGAGCGCCGAGGAGAAGGCCAAGACGCTCGCCGAAGACGCCGAAGACGCCAAGAAGCACTGGAAGGTCGTCGACGGCGAGATGGTCAACGACGGTCACGGCGTCTTCATGACCACCGACAAGGACTACGGCGACGTCGAGCTGTTCGTCGATTTCAAGCTGCTCCCCAAGGGCGACAGCGGCGTCTACCTGCGCGGCACCCCCCAGATCCAGATCTGGGACACCACCGAGGCCGCCGGCTACTGGAAGATGGGCGCCGACAAGGGCTCGGGAGGACTCTGGAACAACGCCGCCGGCTCGAAAGGCAAGGACCCGCTCGTCCACGCTGACAACCCGATCGGCCAGTGGAACACGTTCCGGATCATCCAGCTCGGCGCGCGGACCACGATCTACTTGAACGGCAAGCTCGTCGTCCAGGACGCCATCCTCGAAAACTACTGGGATCACGCCTTGCCGATCGTCGCCAAGGGGCCGATCCAGCTTCAGACCCACGGCAACGAGGTCCGCTGGCGGAACATCAAGGTCCGCGAGATCCCGGCCGACGAGGCCAACGCGTACCTCTCGAAGATGGACGGCGGCGTCGGCAGCTTCACCGCGCTGTTCAACGGCAAGGACCTGACCGGCTGGGCCGGAGCGGTCGCCAACTACGAGGTCAAGGACGGCGCGATCCGCTGCAAGCCCAAGTCGGGCGGCGTGCTCTACTTCGACAAGGAGTACAAGGACTTCATCGCTCGGGTCGAGTTCAAGCTCCCCCCCGGCGGCAACAACGGCCTGGCCATCCGCTACCCCGGCCACGGCGACGCCGCCTATGACGGCATGACCGAGCTTCAGGTGCTCGACACCGAGCACGAGATGTACAAGACCATCGACAAGCGCCAGGCGCACGGCTCGGCCTACGGCATGGTCGCCGCCCATCGCGGCTACCTCCGCCCGACCGGCGAGTGGAACTACCAGGAAGTGACCGTCAAGGGCCCCAAGATCACGGTCGAGCTGAACGGCACGCCGATCCTCAACGCCGACCTCAGCACCGTCAAGGAGGTCATGGCCAACTCCCCCCACCCCGGCAAGGACCGCACCGCGGGCTTCTTCGGCTTCGCCGGCCACGGCGACGCCGTCGAGTTCCGCGACATCTTCATCAAGCCCCTCGACTGA